In Melioribacteraceae bacterium 4301-Me, a genomic segment contains:
- a CDS encoding pyridoxine 5'-phosphate synthase: MKFSLNIDHIATLRNARGEVQPDPITFALMAEQYGVDGIVVHLREDRRHINERDVRLLRELITTKLDLEMAAVDEIIEIARDVQPELATIVPERRQELTTEGGINVIDNINHLRNTVERLHDAEVPVSLFIEPDINQIDAASEINADFIEIHTGKFANAISEEEIFDELERIRIAAKHAKKLGLGVNAGHGLNYNNMKEFIAIKDIDEVSIGHAIIARSVFVGIEKAIKEMIQIINRA; the protein is encoded by the coding sequence ATGAAATTTTCTCTAAACATTGACCATATAGCAACATTAAGAAATGCACGGGGAGAAGTTCAACCTGATCCAATTACATTTGCTTTAATGGCTGAACAATACGGCGTCGATGGAATTGTTGTTCATTTGCGCGAAGATAGACGACACATTAATGAACGCGATGTAAGACTGCTTAGAGAATTGATTACAACTAAACTTGATCTTGAAATGGCGGCTGTTGATGAAATTATTGAAATAGCTCGCGATGTTCAGCCCGAATTAGCAACCATAGTACCGGAAAGAAGACAAGAACTTACTACCGAAGGTGGAATTAATGTAATAGATAACATAAATCACTTAAGAAACACAGTTGAAAGACTACATGATGCAGAGGTTCCTGTCTCTTTGTTCATTGAGCCAGATATTAATCAAATAGATGCTGCTTCTGAAATTAATGCTGATTTTATTGAAATACACACCGGCAAATTTGCTAATGCAATTAGCGAAGAGGAGATTTTTGATGAATTAGAACGCATTAGAATAGCTGCGAAACATGCTAAGAAATTAGGACTGGGTGTAAATGCTGGACATGGATTAAACTACAATAACATGAAAGAATTTATTGCAATTAAAGATATTGATGAGGTAAGTATTGGTCATGCCATTATAGCCCGCTCTGTTTTTGTCGGTATCGAAAAGGCAATTAAAGAAATGATTCAAATAATAAATAGAGCTTAA
- a CDS encoding CPBP family intramembrane glutamic endopeptidase codes for MIEFSMKRFKLIIKDAVKELSRVDRKIIIIFLSVAVLEILSWYYTSRNFFHENLYYKYFVDNPNVDLYEFLYWFLGDFIVFLIIPLLIIKFWFKEEIKNYGMKLGEYKEGISISMMLIAIMLIIVWFASATEDFYTQYPLLYLTKYNWNIFFLFEIFLFIYIVAWEFIWRGYMLFGLEEKFGFYSIFVQMIPFVILHNGKPVAEAFGAILGAIILGILALRTRSFFYGVVIHFTTVFSIDLISILRYRYNEYGVGLSSILKIITKTL; via the coding sequence ATGATAGAATTTTCTATGAAAAGATTTAAGCTGATTATTAAAGATGCTGTGAAAGAATTAAGTCGGGTAGATAGAAAAATCATTATAATTTTTCTTTCTGTGGCAGTGTTGGAAATTCTTTCTTGGTATTATACTTCAAGAAACTTTTTTCATGAGAATTTATACTACAAGTATTTTGTAGACAATCCAAATGTTGATTTGTATGAGTTTTTGTATTGGTTTTTAGGTGACTTCATTGTGTTCTTAATAATTCCCTTGCTTATCATTAAATTCTGGTTCAAAGAAGAAATAAAAAATTATGGAATGAAATTGGGGGAATATAAGGAAGGTATTTCAATAAGCATGATGCTTATTGCAATAATGCTTATAATTGTTTGGTTTGCATCTGCAACAGAAGACTTTTACACTCAATACCCACTTTTATATTTAACAAAATACAATTGGAACATATTTTTCTTATTCGAAATTTTTCTTTTTATTTACATTGTTGCATGGGAGTTCATTTGGCGGGGATATATGCTTTTTGGTTTGGAAGAAAAATTTGGTTTTTATTCAATTTTTGTTCAAATGATTCCGTTCGTAATTTTGCATAATGGAAAACCTGTTGCTGAAGCTTTTGGTGCTATTTTAGGAGCAATTATTTTGGGAATACTTGCTTTACGAACCAGATCATTTTTCTATGGAGTTGTTATTCATTTTACTACCGTTTTTTCAATTGATTTGATTTCAATTCTGCGATACAGGTATAATGAGTATGGCGTAGGTTTAAGTTCAATTTTAAAAATAATAACGAAAACTTTATAG
- a CDS encoding ROK family protein, whose product MEKEKIAVGVDLGGTSIKIGLVNQLGKIKKKISIDSLAADGPKRVVSQIIAGIYKLLDGQKIKIEGIGIGSPGIIITEKGIVADPPNFPGWKKVPLGKLIAEEFNKKVVVENDANAAAIGELIYGAGKKLNYFIMITLGTGVGGGIIINKKIYRGETGGAGEIGHSSIDYNGPLCKCGSKGCIETYIGNSYLVNNVKQQLPDHPHSLIAKMLQDPNTQLSPKLISDAASMNDEFALSIIENAGEKLGYGLASVINIFDITNVIIGGGVAGFGKPLFNAVEKAIKSRVMIPFKSRVKVIPAKLRNDAGIKGASALVFYKSS is encoded by the coding sequence ATGGAGAAAGAAAAAATTGCTGTTGGTGTTGACCTTGGAGGAACATCAATTAAAATTGGTTTAGTTAACCAACTTGGAAAAATTAAAAAGAAAATTAGTATTGATAGCCTTGCTGCTGATGGACCAAAAAGGGTAGTATCGCAGATAATAGCTGGTATTTACAAATTGTTAGATGGTCAAAAAATAAAGATAGAAGGTATTGGTATAGGTTCGCCTGGTATAATTATAACTGAAAAGGGGATTGTTGCTGATCCGCCAAATTTCCCCGGCTGGAAGAAAGTACCATTAGGGAAATTAATTGCTGAGGAATTCAATAAAAAAGTAGTAGTAGAAAATGATGCTAACGCAGCTGCAATTGGCGAATTGATTTACGGTGCAGGTAAGAAATTAAATTATTTTATAATGATTACATTAGGTACTGGGGTTGGCGGTGGAATTATAATTAACAAAAAAATTTATCGTGGCGAAACAGGCGGTGCAGGTGAAATTGGACATTCTTCAATTGATTATAACGGTCCTTTGTGCAAATGTGGTTCCAAAGGCTGCATAGAAACTTATATCGGGAATAGTTATTTGGTTAATAATGTTAAACAGCAACTGCCTGACCACCCGCACTCACTAATTGCTAAAATGCTGCAGGACCCAAATACTCAGTTATCACCTAAATTGATTAGTGATGCAGCTTCAATGAATGATGAATTTGCTCTTTCAATTATTGAAAATGCCGGGGAAAAATTAGGCTATGGTCTTGCTTCAGTTATAAATATTTTTGATATCACTAATGTTATTATTGGCGGCGGCGTGGCAGGTTTTGGTAAACCACTTTTTAATGCAGTTGAAAAAGCAATTAAAAGTAGAGTGATGATTCCTTTTAAATCGAGAGTGAAAGTTATACCTGCAAAACTAAGAAATGATGCCGGAATTAAGGGCGCTTCTGCTTTGGTGTTTTATAAGTCTAGTTAG
- a CDS encoding type IX secretion system plug protein domain-containing protein: MPSFLLFLFFYFPFSWLTYSQSILIKSLRTYNSIDQTAAPIINMQDKNLSSLTIEFDVQSDYSPNLIINFKYCDQQWNPIENIFLLNPGYNTAYNLWLESLPITVNGARYHYIGHFPNKDVTFPFSGKWKYFIYEQAGGNNVLATGRFVVINPQVNLHVSISKDRLEGIAPDNSELGRAIDISTSFELPDSLFPENIMHLEIIENQKFDYPFIIKKEITNNRFYSWDGFSKFNFTIRDILPGNNYRQVNLLDKNKYVPPLTNAHFERIETSDFYKFHHNDFKGGSKLVNYKDDYAQYMNVVFKIRPLENINSSIFLVGSFNNWQVLPSYMLSDDNGLMSITIELKRGVYDYQYVTGIVSSDSVKDINWLTLEGNFWEAKHDYHVFLYYQSQNYGGYPTIIGYSKITSGDL; this comes from the coding sequence ATGCCCAGTTTTTTACTCTTCCTTTTTTTTTATTTTCCCTTTAGTTGGTTGACTTACTCCCAAAGCATTTTAATTAAGAGCTTACGTACTTACAATTCAATTGACCAAACTGCCGCTCCAATTATAAATATGCAGGATAAAAATCTAAGTTCATTAACAATTGAGTTCGATGTCCAAAGTGATTATTCACCAAATTTGATTATTAATTTTAAGTATTGCGATCAGCAGTGGAACCCAATTGAAAATATCTTTTTGTTGAATCCCGGCTATAACACAGCATATAACTTGTGGCTGGAAAGTCTGCCAATTACTGTTAATGGTGCAAGATATCACTACATTGGTCACTTCCCTAATAAGGATGTTACTTTCCCTTTTTCGGGTAAGTGGAAATATTTTATTTACGAACAAGCAGGCGGTAATAATGTCCTCGCTACTGGACGGTTTGTTGTAATAAACCCGCAAGTAAACTTACATGTCTCCATCTCAAAGGACAGGTTAGAAGGCATAGCACCTGATAATTCTGAACTAGGAAGAGCAATTGATATTAGTACATCTTTTGAACTGCCGGATTCTTTATTCCCAGAAAATATTATGCACTTAGAAATTATAGAAAACCAAAAGTTTGATTATCCGTTCATTATAAAAAAGGAAATAACAAACAATCGATTTTACAGCTGGGATGGGTTCAGTAAATTTAATTTTACTATAAGGGATATTCTGCCAGGCAATAATTATCGACAGGTTAATTTATTGGATAAAAATAAATATGTGCCTCCATTAACTAATGCCCATTTTGAAAGGATAGAAACTTCTGATTTCTATAAATTTCATCATAACGATTTTAAAGGAGGTTCTAAATTAGTTAATTATAAAGATGATTACGCCCAGTATATGAATGTTGTTTTTAAAATTAGACCTTTAGAAAATATTAATAGTTCGATTTTTTTAGTGGGTTCATTTAATAATTGGCAGGTTTTGCCATCTTACATGCTGAGCGATGATAATGGCTTGATGTCTATAACTATAGAATTGAAAAGAGGTGTTTATGATTATCAGTATGTGACAGGTATTGTGTCTTCTGATTCAGTTAAAGATATAAACTGGCTTACATTGGAAGGAAATTTTTGGGAAGCGAAACACGATTATCATGTTTTTCTCTATTATCAATCTCAAAACTATGGCGGGTATCCTACAATAATTGGATATTCTAAAATTACAAGTGGTGATTTATGA
- a CDS encoding nucleoside recognition domain-containing protein, with translation MLNYIWLALLLLGIGTALSLDIVDQVNNKYKNGKTMQCELILDKADELKSQKQFSAKIKVLADTFSKFYDYKINDDFQQSCRLTYDSKTKKYAVYFTVDNATPNFWKQMAKVNGKEEDLSGELAVQEKIDSLKYTAALRLEDISFVKMKEVTNAAIDYAKTAVNIALGLIGIMALWLGIMKIGEEAGLIKKLSNAVRPVTKFLFPDVPHDHPAIGSMLMNISANMLGLGNAATPFGLKAMEDLDTLNPNKGEATNAMCTFLVINTAGLTLIPATAIAVRAAAGSSDPAIIIGTSFFGASCATITGIISAKILEKFYIPNFSFINWFKRNVKLIITFAGVIFVLTALVITHSFSSITFLNVDFVKRFIQLFSVIAIPAIIIVFVVYAAVKKVKIYESFVEGAKEGFNVAVRIIPYLVAMLIAIGIFRAGGAMDFLVAAISPITNLIGMPAEALPMALMRPLSGSGSLGVMTEIISVHGPDSFIGILVSTIMGSTETTFYVLALYFGSVNIKKTRHAVAAGLLADAAGILGALFIVKLLFG, from the coding sequence ATGCTAAATTACATCTGGCTTGCCCTTCTGTTGTTGGGGATTGGTACTGCACTTTCGCTTGATATTGTTGACCAAGTAAACAATAAATACAAGAATGGTAAAACTATGCAATGCGAGTTGATTTTAGATAAAGCTGACGAATTAAAAAGCCAAAAACAATTCTCAGCAAAAATTAAAGTATTGGCAGATACTTTTTCTAAATTTTATGATTATAAAATAAATGATGATTTTCAGCAAAGCTGTAGGCTAACTTACGATTCAAAGACAAAAAAATATGCAGTATACTTTACAGTAGATAATGCTACTCCAAATTTTTGGAAACAAATGGCAAAAGTAAACGGAAAGGAAGAAGACTTAAGTGGTGAATTGGCTGTTCAAGAAAAAATTGATTCATTAAAGTATACTGCAGCTCTCAGATTAGAGGACATTTCTTTTGTTAAAATGAAAGAAGTTACAAATGCTGCAATTGATTATGCGAAGACTGCAGTGAACATTGCATTAGGTTTAATTGGTATTATGGCTCTCTGGCTTGGTATTATGAAAATAGGTGAGGAGGCAGGATTAATAAAAAAATTATCAAATGCTGTTCGTCCAGTTACAAAGTTTTTATTCCCTGATGTTCCGCACGACCATCCAGCCATTGGTTCTATGTTAATGAATATTTCTGCTAATATGCTTGGATTAGGAAACGCAGCAACTCCATTTGGACTTAAAGCTATGGAAGATTTAGATACACTTAATCCGAATAAAGGAGAAGCTACAAATGCAATGTGTACTTTTCTTGTTATAAACACTGCTGGCTTAACCTTAATACCAGCCACAGCAATTGCTGTTAGAGCAGCTGCCGGCAGCAGTGACCCTGCCATAATTATTGGTACTTCTTTTTTTGGTGCAAGTTGTGCCACTATTACAGGAATAATTTCAGCAAAAATTTTAGAAAAGTTTTACATACCTAATTTCTCCTTTATCAATTGGTTTAAAAGAAATGTTAAACTAATTATTACTTTTGCAGGCGTTATCTTTGTTTTAACTGCGTTAGTTATTACTCATTCATTTTCTTCAATTACTTTTTTGAACGTCGACTTTGTTAAAAGGTTTATTCAACTTTTTTCAGTAATTGCCATACCAGCTATAATAATTGTTTTTGTTGTGTATGCTGCGGTGAAAAAAGTTAAGATTTATGAATCTTTTGTAGAAGGAGCAAAAGAGGGATTTAATGTTGCAGTCCGTATTATTCCTTATTTAGTTGCTATGCTAATTGCCATTGGAATATTTCGCGCTGGTGGCGCAATGGATTTTCTGGTAGCTGCTATAAGTCCAATTACCAATTTAATAGGAATGCCGGCAGAAGCTTTGCCAATGGCTTTAATGAGACCGCTATCTGGGAGCGGCTCTTTGGGGGTTATGACTGAAATAATATCTGTGCACGGCCCTGATTCATTTATTGGAATTCTAGTTTCTACAATAATGGGAAGTACAGAAACTACTTTTTATGTTCTTGCTCTTTATTTTGGGTCGGTAAATATTAAGAAAACTCGGCATGCAGTAGCTGCAGGTTTATTAGCAGATGCCGCAGGAATTCTTGGCGCATTGTTTATCGTAAAATTGTTGTTTGGTTGA
- a CDS encoding Gfo/Idh/MocA family oxidoreductase, with translation MNKPKIGVVGVGHLGTLHTKLLNEIESCELIGIFDLDFNKAEQVAAQINTSAYQSLEELFNKINLVVIATTTSSHYQVVKKALDYGLHVFVEKPITSKISEAEELVRTADKLNLILQVGHVERFNPALISLEKYNLNPLFVQTDRLAQFNPRGTDVAVVLDLMIHDIDIILSLIKSEVKNIYASGVSVVSDTIDIANARLEFENGAVANVTASRISQKKMRKMRIFQRDGYISLDFITGVSEVYRLISPHEMKEGHYITFGEMGIGDKKKLVVYEQPEIKEINALKYELELFIDAAVYRKKPVVSGYDGLRALKVAEMIINKINDSKVFFA, from the coding sequence ATGAACAAACCGAAAATAGGTGTAGTTGGGGTAGGTCATTTAGGCACACTTCACACAAAACTTTTAAATGAAATTGAATCATGTGAATTGATAGGAATTTTTGATTTGGATTTTAATAAGGCTGAACAAGTGGCCGCACAAATAAATACTTCTGCTTATCAAAGTTTAGAAGAATTATTTAACAAAATTAATTTGGTTGTGATTGCTACTACTACTAGTTCACATTATCAAGTTGTGAAAAAAGCATTAGATTATGGACTGCATGTATTTGTTGAAAAACCGATTACTTCTAAAATTTCAGAAGCTGAAGAACTTGTTAGAACGGCAGATAAATTAAATTTAATTTTACAGGTTGGTCATGTAGAGAGATTTAATCCTGCGTTAATTTCACTTGAAAAGTACAATTTAAATCCATTGTTTGTTCAGACAGATAGATTAGCACAATTTAATCCACGCGGTACAGATGTAGCAGTAGTTTTAGATTTAATGATACACGACATTGATATAATCCTAAGCTTAATTAAAAGTGAAGTAAAAAATATTTACGCAAGCGGTGTTAGCGTTGTCTCTGATACTATCGATATTGCAAATGCGCGGTTAGAATTTGAAAACGGTGCAGTTGCAAATGTAACTGCCAGCAGAATTTCTCAAAAGAAAATGAGAAAGATGAGAATTTTCCAAAGAGATGGTTATATTAGCTTAGATTTTATAACTGGCGTTTCTGAGGTCTATAGATTAATCTCACCGCACGAAATGAAAGAAGGTCATTATATAACTTTTGGTGAAATGGGAATAGGGGATAAAAAAAAGTTAGTTGTTTACGAACAACCTGAAATAAAAGAAATTAACGCACTTAAATATGAACTAGAGCTTTTTATCGATGCTGCTGTTTATCGTAAGAAGCCTGTTGTAAGTGGCTATGATGGACTGAGAGCGTTGAAGGTAGCTGAAATGATTATTAATAAAATAAATGATTCAAAGGTTTTTTTTGCGTAA
- the purU gene encoding formyltetrahydrofolate deformylase, which translates to MENSRKAILLLTCKDRKGLVSGISNFVFEHNGNIVDLDEHVDADEKIFSIRIVWDMDNFAIKSEHLSDSLLPMVKEFNADWKLFFSDEKIRTAVFVSKHEHCLHELLWRMHLGEFSIEIPLIISNHDELKSLADYYQIPFYYFPITKENKLEQERKQLRLLDEFKIDSIILARYMQILSKEFVEHYKNKIINIHHSFLPAFVGGNPYKQAYQRGVKIIGATAHYVTEIIDEGPIIEQDIIRITHRDSLSDLVRKGRDLERLVLARAVRYHSEHRILVRGNKTIIFE; encoded by the coding sequence ATGGAAAACTCACGAAAGGCAATTTTATTGCTTACTTGCAAAGACCGTAAAGGCTTAGTTTCTGGCATCTCCAACTTCGTGTTCGAGCACAATGGAAATATCGTCGATTTGGATGAACATGTTGATGCTGATGAGAAAATATTTTCTATACGAATAGTGTGGGATATGGATAATTTTGCTATAAAGTCAGAACACTTAAGCGACTCACTATTACCTATGGTAAAAGAGTTTAATGCGGATTGGAAATTGTTTTTTAGTGATGAAAAAATTCGTACTGCAGTTTTTGTTTCAAAGCATGAACATTGTTTGCACGAGTTGCTTTGGCGGATGCACTTAGGTGAGTTTTCTATTGAGATTCCTTTAATAATTTCTAATCATGATGAACTAAAATCTTTAGCCGACTATTATCAGATTCCTTTTTACTATTTTCCAATAACAAAAGAAAATAAATTAGAACAGGAAAGAAAGCAGCTCCGTCTGTTGGATGAATTTAAGATTGATTCGATTATATTGGCAAGATATATGCAAATACTCTCAAAAGAATTTGTTGAGCACTATAAGAACAAAATTATAAATATTCATCATTCCTTTCTACCAGCTTTTGTTGGCGGCAATCCATATAAACAAGCTTATCAACGCGGGGTAAAAATTATAGGTGCTACTGCACATTATGTAACAGAAATTATTGATGAAGGACCAATCATTGAGCAAGATATTATTAGAATAACTCATCGTGATTCTTTGAGCGATTTAGTAAGAAAGGGGAGAGATTTAGAACGACTTGTACTTGCCAGGGCAGTTCGCTACCATTCTGAACATCGTATTTTAGTACGTGGCAATAAAACAATTATTTTTGAATGA
- a CDS encoding putative LPS assembly protein LptD — translation MKWYGILILFLFVNLISAQVKDSLNIPITNTAVSDTSSPKENNIDKKSKKYDVEAVIYATSSDSLFYDVTNKKMYLFGKGDLKYKDTELRGGKISIDYQKNLLEASGVVDTSDTAKVKLKETPVLTENGETYEGKMLLYNFKTTQGYISMAKNQEQDSRYEGDEVKKVNQNTYFVKNGMFTTCDEKDPHTYFTANEMKVIQNDKIIAKWILMWIGGVPLPIPLPFAVIPNQSGRRSGVIIPTYGEISNRGQYFRNFGYFLALSDYYDLTLTGDYYTKGGYGLRSRFRYAKRYDFNGSINAGYSKIIIGEPSDPNRTEQTDWNFSLYHNQDLNPTTRLDANLQFMSSTFLSNNAVDYNDLLSQDIISNATFSKRWDESGNYLVINYSRTQNLQSGNIYETLPSITFTKNLTYPFKSDNSLSTSNQKWYEQIAYNYTGQFVNRRNKINGALSIRGGIQHNLAFSASPKIGYFNVSPRINYTEKWYNKRLKIENHVVAVKDPKSGQISYKDSTVNRDINEINSVRTFDLGVSASTKLYGIFQPNLFGIEAFRHTLIPSISYSYQPNFANDNWGYYDSYKKADGTIVRYDKFNREVFGGAPSGERQFLNFSLGNVFEIKTLKDPADTNRLDDNKIQLLNLTANIGYNFAADSLKFSDLSLSYRTQVGKLFDFSGSSSYTFYDFKDGLKINKFLASEGKGLFRLTNFNFSISTNISGSKKQTPAKSTKKTKEETEEEGFNAFKKADYITLYNDNQPVDFTIPWNLSLSYNYNLSKPTPNEATKFSNLSLNMSFNLTEYWKFTIRGSYDFERKEITAPQITIYRDLHCWELNFTWNPTGYYRGYRLEIRMKAPELQDIKVTKSGGLYSGRR, via the coding sequence ATGAAATGGTATGGAATCTTAATATTATTTTTATTTGTTAATCTAATTTCAGCACAAGTTAAAGATTCCCTTAACATACCAATAACTAATACTGCCGTAAGCGATACTTCCTCGCCAAAAGAAAATAATATTGATAAAAAATCAAAAAAATATGATGTAGAAGCAGTTATTTATGCAACTTCTTCAGATTCTTTATTCTACGACGTGACAAACAAGAAAATGTATCTCTTTGGAAAAGGTGACCTAAAGTACAAAGATACTGAGCTACGCGGCGGCAAAATTTCTATTGATTATCAAAAAAATCTTTTGGAAGCAAGCGGCGTTGTTGATACTTCTGATACTGCAAAAGTAAAATTAAAAGAAACACCGGTCCTTACTGAAAACGGTGAAACGTACGAGGGTAAGATGTTATTATATAATTTTAAGACTACCCAAGGCTATATTTCGATGGCAAAAAATCAAGAACAAGACTCGCGCTACGAAGGCGACGAAGTAAAAAAAGTTAACCAAAATACTTATTTTGTAAAAAATGGCATGTTTACAACCTGCGATGAAAAAGACCCTCACACTTACTTTACCGCAAATGAAATGAAAGTTATTCAAAACGATAAGATTATTGCCAAATGGATTTTAATGTGGATTGGCGGAGTTCCGCTCCCTATCCCTCTACCTTTCGCTGTTATACCTAATCAGTCTGGAAGAAGAAGCGGCGTTATAATACCTACTTATGGAGAAATATCTAATAGAGGGCAGTACTTTAGAAATTTCGGCTACTTTTTAGCACTGAGTGATTATTACGACTTAACTCTTACTGGTGATTATTATACAAAAGGAGGTTATGGTTTACGAAGCAGATTTAGGTACGCTAAACGTTATGATTTCAATGGTTCAATTAATGCAGGATATTCTAAAATAATAATAGGTGAACCTTCAGACCCTAATAGAACTGAACAAACTGACTGGAATTTTTCGTTGTATCATAATCAAGATTTAAATCCTACAACAAGACTTGATGCAAACCTTCAGTTCATGTCATCAACTTTTTTGTCGAACAACGCAGTGGATTATAATGACCTTCTTTCACAAGATATTATTTCAAATGCAACTTTTAGCAAAAGATGGGATGAATCCGGCAATTATTTGGTTATTAATTACAGCAGAACTCAAAATCTGCAGAGCGGAAATATTTATGAGACGCTTCCAAGTATTACTTTTACTAAAAATCTTACTTACCCATTTAAAAGTGATAACAGTTTATCAACTTCAAATCAAAAATGGTATGAGCAAATTGCTTATAATTATACTGGGCAATTTGTTAACAGACGAAATAAAATTAATGGTGCATTAAGCATACGTGGCGGTATTCAACATAATTTAGCTTTTAGTGCTTCACCTAAAATTGGTTATTTTAATGTATCTCCGAGAATAAATTACACAGAAAAATGGTACAACAAGAGATTAAAAATTGAAAACCATGTGGTTGCGGTTAAGGATCCTAAAAGTGGACAAATTTCTTACAAAGATTCTACGGTAAATAGAGACATAAATGAAATAAATTCTGTTAGGACATTTGACTTAGGCGTTTCTGCATCAACAAAATTGTATGGAATTTTTCAGCCAAATCTTTTTGGTATTGAAGCATTTCGACACACTTTAATACCGTCAATTTCTTATTCGTACCAGCCAAACTTTGCCAACGATAATTGGGGTTATTATGATTCGTATAAAAAAGCAGATGGAACCATCGTAAGGTACGATAAATTTAATCGAGAAGTTTTTGGTGGTGCTCCAAGCGGTGAAAGACAATTTCTGAACTTCTCACTTGGCAATGTTTTCGAAATAAAAACATTGAAAGACCCGGCTGATACGAATAGATTAGATGATAACAAAATACAATTGCTGAATTTAACTGCTAACATCGGCTATAACTTTGCTGCCGATAGCCTTAAGTTTAGTGATTTGAGTCTGAGTTACAGAACGCAAGTAGGCAAATTGTTCGATTTTTCTGGCTCATCGTCTTACACATTTTATGATTTTAAAGATGGATTAAAGATAAACAAATTTTTAGCCTCAGAAGGTAAAGGATTATTTCGCCTTACTAATTTTAATTTTTCAATATCTACCAATATTAGCGGGAGTAAAAAGCAGACACCTGCTAAGTCCACTAAGAAAACAAAAGAAGAAACTGAGGAAGAGGGATTTAATGCATTTAAAAAAGCTGATTACATTACACTCTATAACGATAATCAACCCGTAGATTTTACTATCCCTTGGAATTTAAGTCTAAGTTATAATTATAATTTATCTAAGCCTACCCCTAACGAGGCTACTAAATTTTCAAACCTTAGTTTAAATATGAGTTTTAATTTGACTGAGTATTGGAAGTTTACAATTAGAGGTAGTTATGATTTTGAAAGGAAAGAAATAACTGCTCCTCAAATTACTATTTATAGGGACCTTCACTGCTGGGAGCTAAACTTTACTTGGAATCCTACAGGTTACTACAGAGGTTATAGATTAGAAATTAGAATGAAAGCACCTGAACTGCAGGATATAAAAGTTACAAAATCTGGTGGTCTATATTCTGGCAGAAGATAA
- a CDS encoding carbon-nitrogen family hydrolase, translating into MKIGLVQYNPEWEDPSKNIIKIDRLLSEVNTKTDLLIFPEMTLTGFTMHAEKFAEEIDGISTRYFIQLAQKTKQHVFAGTIERSNSKFYNTLYHFDNNGIITAKYRKIHPFSYAKENIFYTAGSEVVITKIEQTKIGLSICYDLRFPELYRYYGKQKVEVIIVIANWPITRIEHWEILLKARAIENQCFVVGVNRVGNDPYYKYNGCSSVFDPLGNSILEAGEEEKIFTVDVDLKKVSEIRESLPFLNDVKLI; encoded by the coding sequence ATGAAAATAGGCTTAGTTCAATACAACCCAGAATGGGAAGACCCGTCAAAAAATATAATCAAAATTGATAGGCTTTTAAGTGAAGTTAATACAAAAACAGATCTGCTAATTTTTCCTGAAATGACATTGACCGGTTTTACAATGCACGCCGAAAAATTTGCAGAAGAAATTGACGGGATTTCAACAAGATACTTTATTCAACTGGCTCAAAAAACTAAACAGCATGTTTTTGCTGGAACAATAGAGCGCTCAAACTCAAAGTTTTACAACACACTTTACCATTTCGACAACAATGGAATAATAACTGCCAAATACAGAAAAATACATCCTTTTTCTTATGCTAAAGAAAACATTTTCTATACTGCTGGTTCTGAAGTAGTTATAACTAAAATTGAACAGACAAAAATTGGTTTGAGTATTTGTTATGATTTGCGTTTCCCGGAGCTATATCGTTACTATGGCAAACAAAAAGTGGAAGTTATAATTGTAATTGCCAATTGGCCCATTACCAGAATTGAACATTGGGAGATATTATTAAAAGCACGTGCTATTGAAAACCAATGTTTTGTAGTTGGCGTTAATCGAGTTGGCAACGACCCATACTATAAGTATAATGGCTGCAGTTCGGTATTCGACCCTTTGGGAAATTCAATCTTAGAAGCTGGAGAGGAAGAAAAAATTTTTACTGTAGATGTAGACCTAAAAAAGGTAAGTGAAATACGAGAAAGCTTACCATTTTTGAATGATGTTAAGTTAATCTAA